From Rhodopseudomonas palustris, a single genomic window includes:
- a CDS encoding Crp/Fnr family transcriptional regulator, with amino-acid sequence MDMSLIAQNAGMASSVFATIFVLATATMRTMIPLRVFGILTNLLLIAVSIPTHNYPTLALHAVLLPLNAWRLHQMLQLVRDVKKSVNSDLSMDWLKPFMTERKCAAGEELFYKDEKAEEMFYIVSGRFRLVESGIELPVGAIVGELGMLSPTHTRTQTLECVEAGTVLGVSYRQVEELYVQNPEFGFYFLRLASARLFENIESLQARLAATAQPPRPDAVGGTA; translated from the coding sequence ATGGATATGTCTCTCATCGCCCAGAATGCCGGCATGGCGAGCAGCGTGTTCGCGACGATCTTCGTGCTCGCCACCGCCACGATGCGGACGATGATTCCACTGCGGGTGTTCGGAATCCTGACCAACCTGCTGCTCATCGCGGTGTCGATTCCGACACACAACTATCCGACGCTGGCGCTGCATGCCGTGCTGCTGCCGCTCAACGCTTGGCGGCTGCACCAGATGCTCCAGCTCGTGCGGGACGTGAAGAAATCGGTGAACAGCGACCTGTCGATGGATTGGCTCAAGCCGTTCATGACCGAGCGCAAATGCGCGGCCGGCGAGGAGCTGTTCTACAAGGACGAAAAGGCCGAGGAGATGTTCTACATCGTCAGCGGCCGGTTTCGCCTGGTCGAATCCGGGATCGAGCTGCCGGTCGGTGCGATCGTCGGCGAGCTCGGCATGCTGTCGCCGACCCACACTAGGACGCAGACGCTGGAATGCGTCGAGGCCGGCACGGTGCTCGGCGTCAGCTATCGCCAGGTCGAGGAGCTGTACGTACAGAATCCGGAATTCGGCTTCTATTTCCTGCGGCTCGCCAGCGCCCGGTTGTTCGAGAACATCGAGTCGCTGCAGGCCCGGCTCGCCGCCACCGCGCAGCCGCCGCGGCCCGACGCTGTCGGCGGCACGGCATAA
- a CDS encoding DUF6537 domain-containing protein, whose amino-acid sequence MAGYIDALRSTLAEVLGENDRVVVLNAPAAASPQVARTLEEAAERLVIYQGRRYARLYLDRISRFVGRREIDDALLLRIAELLAVRMSYEDPIRIAQLTLQEAASAPAGRTAQRIERRCRFRIDEVVAALPVVVADPTLKMLNYLGWLHMPVKMRFNGSGWLGIRKLRIIAWLRRWRLLSIRYASERKWVERWLHMIDRSLAIRPEAVGAVVETATMVRGYGDGYRFGMADWTLLVDALIKPAVNGTLPLPDLSQAISEARAAALPERKQTSLKGAIESIRARCCTVPMRAAAS is encoded by the coding sequence ATGGCCGGCTACATCGACGCACTGCGCTCGACGCTCGCCGAAGTGCTCGGCGAGAACGATCGCGTGGTGGTGCTGAATGCGCCAGCCGCCGCTTCGCCGCAGGTGGCGCGGACCCTTGAGGAGGCGGCGGAGCGGCTGGTGATCTACCAGGGCCGCCGCTACGCGCGGCTGTATCTCGATCGGATCAGCCGATTCGTCGGGCGCCGCGAGATCGATGACGCGCTGCTGCTGCGGATCGCCGAGCTGCTGGCGGTGCGGATGTCGTACGAAGATCCGATCCGGATCGCGCAGCTCACGCTGCAGGAAGCGGCGAGCGCGCCGGCCGGACGGACGGCGCAGCGCATCGAGCGCAGATGCCGATTCCGGATCGACGAAGTGGTGGCGGCGTTGCCCGTGGTGGTGGCCGATCCGACGCTAAAAATGCTGAACTATCTCGGCTGGCTGCACATGCCGGTGAAGATGCGCTTCAACGGCAGTGGATGGCTCGGCATCCGCAAGCTGCGGATCATCGCCTGGTTGCGGCGCTGGCGTTTGCTTTCGATTCGCTACGCCAGCGAACGGAAGTGGGTCGAGCGCTGGCTGCACATGATCGACCGCAGCCTCGCGATCCGTCCGGAAGCGGTCGGGGCGGTGGTGGAAACCGCCACCATGGTGCGCGGTTATGGCGATGGCTATCGCTTCGGCATGGCGGACTGGACACTGCTCGTCGACGCCCTGATCAAGCCGGCGGTGAACGGCACCTTGCCGCTGCCAGATCTGTCGCAGGCGATCTCGGAGGCACGTGCTGCGGCGCTGCCCGAGCGCAAGCAGACCAGCCTGAAAGGCGCGATCGAATCGATCCGGGCGCGGTGCTGTACCGTCCCGATGCGAGCCGCCGCGTCGTGA
- a CDS encoding DUF3307 domain-containing protein: MILPDLSSSIAVGALIYWMLLLTVKHVFADFIFQNKWMAVGKDAKTGWALPLLAHCSVHLVMTTLLMLILAPRFWYIGPIDFAIHLAIDRAKGFIVATYDVTNQDRWFWWLIGTDQALHHLTGFGLAIILATNA, encoded by the coding sequence TTGATCCTTCCCGATTTGTCGTCGTCGATTGCAGTCGGAGCGCTGATCTATTGGATGCTGCTGCTCACCGTCAAACACGTGTTCGCGGACTTCATCTTCCAGAACAAGTGGATGGCGGTGGGCAAGGATGCCAAGACCGGCTGGGCGCTGCCGCTGCTCGCGCATTGCAGCGTGCATCTGGTGATGACGACGCTGTTGATGCTGATCCTGGCACCGCGGTTCTGGTACATCGGCCCGATCGACTTCGCGATCCATCTGGCGATCGATCGCGCCAAGGGTTTCATCGTCGCCACTTACGACGTCACCAATCAGGACCGCTGGTTCTGGTGGCTGATCGGTACCGATCAGGCGTTGCACCATCTGACCGGCTTCGGTCTGGCGATCATCCTGGCCACCAACGCATAG
- a CDS encoding GGDEF domain-containing protein, translating into MLRHLESQLDFIYFFYGLAFILLGVLCLAIASRREQEHRALVRLTRLTGLFGCVHGASEWLDMIALIVGDTAEFAVARAAVSTLSFVLLAEAGRQGGLSRGIPMPGPWIFGAIVLVIGVIGAVDGVPSADAMARYLLAAPGAVLVGFTLFARRTDYAEAIRPLIIAVAAGFGCYAVAAGVIVEPAPFWPADVVNQDAFQQLTGVPIQLVRGLIAAILAVLTWAAWGRRVMERFAYPDYSVHLKRQFLGVVTILLVILLLGWALTNRLGEIYREGAEAEGNGDAALLVSGFEREIAMADAVVRELATSPTILPLLGGSDAASLGTARSVLQLEAGAVEAIRSLVVDRGGQIVGSSDPSDRNWLGQPNLQAVDWFEKAIAGRPVREFRVDPPQRLRTYLTAAPVRGADGTIQGVAALEISLESLAAVMSRFNRAFFVVDPRGLVIITNRPDEWLRTLWPRPDMPRLQLAEQLGAPARPQMLKREVFGQGWAEFGGRRSYVVRQPIGSSGVSLVLALPVKDIFASRLLGIVITLQVVIAALFYFFGLDRGARDRVQRQLREELQDRTRDLARQATTDALTGLHNRSKFNMRLDEELARSQRTGRPFSLIIFDIDYFKEVNDVYGHPMGDQVLIRLSQTVAASVRRADLLARWGGEEFAVLLADTDAAAAAETAKKLRLLVAHTIFEQVGSITASFGVAQFMPGDNAETLLARADNALYRAKLNGRNRVEISLPTIEAAELSPTT; encoded by the coding sequence ATGCTGCGTCATCTCGAATCTCAGCTCGATTTCATCTACTTTTTCTACGGGCTGGCGTTCATCCTGCTCGGCGTATTGTGTCTCGCGATCGCTAGCCGCCGCGAGCAGGAGCACCGGGCGCTCGTTCGTCTGACCCGTCTGACAGGGCTGTTCGGCTGCGTCCACGGGGCGAGCGAATGGCTCGACATGATTGCGCTGATCGTCGGGGACACGGCGGAATTCGCCGTTGCGCGCGCGGCGGTGTCGACACTGTCGTTCGTGTTGCTGGCGGAGGCGGGCCGACAGGGCGGATTGTCGCGCGGCATTCCGATGCCCGGGCCGTGGATCTTCGGCGCGATCGTGCTGGTGATCGGCGTGATCGGTGCGGTCGACGGAGTGCCCTCGGCCGACGCGATGGCGCGCTATCTACTGGCTGCTCCCGGTGCGGTGCTGGTCGGATTCACCCTGTTTGCCCGCCGGACCGACTACGCGGAAGCGATACGGCCGCTGATCATCGCGGTGGCGGCCGGATTCGGCTGCTACGCAGTGGCGGCGGGCGTGATCGTCGAGCCGGCGCCGTTCTGGCCCGCCGACGTCGTCAACCAGGACGCGTTCCAGCAGCTCACCGGAGTTCCGATCCAGCTCGTGCGCGGACTGATCGCGGCGATCTTGGCGGTGCTGACCTGGGCGGCGTGGGGCCGCCGGGTGATGGAGCGGTTTGCCTATCCGGACTATTCCGTCCACCTGAAGCGGCAGTTTCTCGGGGTGGTGACGATACTGCTGGTGATTCTGCTGCTGGGCTGGGCGCTGACCAACCGGCTCGGCGAGATCTACCGCGAAGGCGCCGAGGCCGAAGGTAACGGCGACGCGGCGCTGCTGGTGAGCGGCTTCGAACGCGAGATCGCGATGGCCGATGCGGTGGTGAGGGAACTCGCCACGTCGCCGACGATCCTGCCGCTGCTCGGCGGCAGCGACGCCGCCAGCCTCGGCACCGCCCGATCGGTGCTGCAGCTCGAGGCTGGCGCCGTCGAGGCGATCCGCAGCCTCGTGGTCGATCGTGGCGGGCAGATCGTCGGATCGTCTGATCCGTCCGATCGGAACTGGCTGGGGCAGCCGAACCTGCAGGCGGTCGATTGGTTCGAGAAGGCGATCGCCGGCCGGCCGGTTCGCGAGTTTCGCGTCGATCCGCCGCAGCGGCTCAGGACGTATCTGACGGCCGCGCCCGTCCGCGGCGCCGATGGCACTATTCAGGGCGTTGCGGCGCTGGAGATTTCGCTTGAAAGCCTGGCCGCAGTGATGAGCCGGTTCAATCGGGCGTTCTTCGTCGTCGATCCCCGCGGGCTGGTGATCATCACCAACCGACCGGACGAATGGCTGAGGACTTTGTGGCCCAGGCCGGATATGCCGCGGCTGCAACTCGCCGAACAGCTCGGCGCGCCGGCGCGGCCGCAGATGTTGAAACGCGAGGTTTTCGGCCAAGGCTGGGCGGAGTTTGGCGGCCGGCGCAGTTACGTGGTCCGCCAGCCGATCGGCAGCTCCGGCGTATCGCTGGTGCTGGCGCTTCCGGTAAAGGACATCTTCGCGAGCAGGCTGCTCGGTATCGTCATCACCTTGCAGGTGGTGATCGCCGCGCTGTTCTATTTCTTCGGCCTGGATCGCGGGGCGCGGGACCGCGTGCAGCGTCAGCTTCGGGAGGAACTGCAGGACCGAACCAGAGATCTGGCGCGCCAGGCCACGACCGATGCTCTGACCGGGCTGCACAACCGCTCGAAGTTCAACATGCGGCTGGACGAGGAACTGGCGCGCTCGCAGCGAACCGGCCGGCCGTTCTCGCTGATTATCTTCGACATCGATTACTTCAAGGAAGTCAACGACGTCTATGGTCACCCGATGGGCGATCAGGTGCTGATCCGGTTGTCGCAGACGGTGGCGGCGAGTGTCCGCCGCGCCGATCTGCTGGCGCGCTGGGGTGGTGAGGAATTCGCGGTGCTGCTCGCCGACACCGATGCGGCGGCGGCGGCCGAAACTGCCAAGAAGCTGCGGCTGCTGGTCGCGCACACCATCTTCGAGCAGGTCGGCAGCATTACGGCGAGCTTCGGAGTCGCTCAGTTCATGCCGGGTGACAACGCCGAAACCCTCCTGGCCCGTGCCGACAACGCGCTGTATCGCGCCAAACTGAATGGCCGGAACCGGGTCGAGATCAGTCTGCCGACGATCGAAGCCGCGGAGCTGTCGCCGACGACATAG
- a CDS encoding YkgJ family cysteine cluster protein, with amino-acid sequence MIALAPIDAANPCQSCGACCGYSENWPRFTIEDDAALDAIPAALVNARLSGMRCDNDRCGALAGTIGQTTACTIYALRPEVCRDCQPGDPECLMARRKFRLAPLPGSQTT; translated from the coding sequence ATGATCGCTCTCGCCCCGATCGACGCCGCCAACCCGTGCCAGAGCTGCGGCGCGTGCTGCGGCTATTCGGAGAACTGGCCGCGCTTCACGATCGAGGACGACGCCGCGCTGGATGCGATTCCGGCGGCGTTAGTCAATGCGCGGCTGTCGGGAATGCGCTGCGACAACGACCGCTGCGGAGCGCTCGCTGGGACGATCGGCCAGACGACGGCCTGCACGATCTATGCGCTACGCCCCGAAGTATGCCGCGACTGCCAGCCCGGCGATCCGGAATGCCTGATGGCGCGGCGCAAGTTCCGCCTAGCGCCACTTCCGGGTTCGCAAACGACCTGA
- a CDS encoding pyridoxamine 5'-phosphate oxidase family protein has translation MTDTLHFSSDIAFTPSVKAIQTRKGSRDAYARVERNGGWATTIDDNLAAFLRAQTTVLLATASADGQPYIQHRGGPAGFLHVLDAHTLGFADFKGNQQFITQGNLAENPKAYLFVIDYAHRRRIKIWGRAHVIEDDPELIARLMPKGYKARPEQAILFEVAAWNSNCPQHIPQKFDAADVAAAITTRHIRIAELEALLAAATKARE, from the coding sequence ATGACCGACACACTGCACTTCTCCAGCGACATCGCCTTCACCCCGTCCGTCAAGGCGATCCAGACCCGCAAGGGATCACGCGACGCCTATGCCCGCGTCGAGCGCAATGGCGGCTGGGCGACCACGATCGACGACAACCTCGCCGCCTTCCTCCGCGCCCAGACCACCGTGCTGCTCGCCACCGCCAGCGCCGATGGGCAGCCCTATATCCAGCATCGCGGCGGCCCGGCGGGCTTCCTCCATGTGCTCGACGCCCACACCCTCGGGTTCGCCGACTTCAAGGGCAATCAGCAGTTCATCACCCAGGGCAATCTGGCCGAGAATCCGAAGGCCTATCTGTTCGTGATCGACTATGCGCACCGCCGCCGCATCAAGATCTGGGGCCGCGCCCACGTGATCGAAGACGATCCGGAGCTGATCGCCCGGCTGATGCCGAAGGGCTACAAGGCGCGGCCCGAACAGGCGATTCTGTTCGAAGTGGCGGCGTGGAACAGCAACTGCCCGCAGCACATCCCGCAGAAATTCGATGCCGCCGACGTCGCCGCGGCGATCACGACGCGCCACATCCGGATCGCCGAACTGGAGGCACTGCTCGCCGCGGCCACGAAGGCGCGGGAATAA
- a CDS encoding LysR family transcriptional regulator, whose product MDRLDTMMAFVAVADLQGFAPAARKLRLSPSTVTRLVATLEQRLGTRLLQRTTRSVALTDTGARYLERVRRILADLEEADASAAAARVTPSGRLVVSAPVGFGRRYVAPLLSDYLWRYPEVTGELRLSDLMINLVEDGVDCAVRIGHLSDSSLVARQLGAMRRIVVASPDYLAARGVPATPAEIAAHDVVHFGQSGAPVDWRFIVEGRDVRVPCAPRLVSNVADVAILHAERGGGLARVLAYQAAEAIAAGRLQIVLADYEVPPLPIAMVYPTARLLSAKVRAFIDLAVETADWQFGGNVKGSSA is encoded by the coding sequence ATGGACCGCCTGGACACGATGATGGCGTTTGTGGCCGTCGCCGACCTTCAAGGCTTCGCGCCGGCTGCGCGGAAACTTCGGCTGTCACCTTCCACGGTGACCCGGCTGGTCGCGACGCTGGAACAACGGCTCGGCACCCGGCTGCTGCAGCGAACCACGCGCTCGGTGGCTCTCACCGACACCGGCGCGCGCTATCTGGAGCGGGTGCGGCGGATTCTCGCCGATCTCGAAGAGGCCGACGCGTCGGCTGCGGCCGCGCGGGTCACGCCGTCCGGCCGGCTGGTGGTGTCGGCGCCGGTCGGCTTCGGCCGGCGCTATGTGGCGCCGCTGCTGTCGGATTATCTGTGGCGCTATCCGGAGGTGACCGGCGAGTTGCGGCTGTCGGACCTGATGATCAATCTGGTCGAGGACGGCGTCGATTGCGCGGTCCGGATCGGGCATCTGTCGGATTCCAGTCTGGTGGCGCGGCAACTCGGCGCGATGCGGCGGATCGTGGTGGCGTCGCCGGACTATCTGGCGGCGCGCGGCGTGCCAGCGACCCCGGCCGAGATCGCGGCCCACGACGTCGTGCATTTCGGCCAGAGCGGCGCGCCGGTGGATTGGCGCTTCATCGTCGAGGGCCGTGACGTCCGGGTGCCGTGCGCGCCGCGCCTCGTCAGCAACGTCGCCGATGTCGCGATTCTGCATGCCGAGCGCGGCGGCGGCCTCGCGCGCGTACTGGCCTATCAGGCCGCCGAGGCGATCGCGGCGGGGAGGCTGCAGATCGTGCTCGCCGACTACGAGGTGCCGCCGCTGCCGATCGCGATGGTGTATCCGACCGCACGGCTGCTCTCCGCCAAGGTGCGCGCCTTCATCGATCTTGCGGTGGAGACGGCGGACTGGCAGTTCGGCGGCAATGTGAAGGGGAGCAGCGCGTGA
- the alkB gene encoding DNA oxidative demethylase AlkB produces the protein MADLFDSLDPPLPRREDIAPGAALLRGFACDNEHDVLAAIDAVVARAPFRHMMTPGGHTMSVAMTSCGSAGWVTDRRGYRYSPNDPDSAAPWPQMPAVLRDLAQRAAAEAGFAGFDPDACLINRYVPGAKMALHQDKDEVDFSAPIVSVSLGLPATFQFGGMARSDKPRRYELRHGDVFVWGGPSRLVYHGVLTLKDGEHPLLGRQRINLTFRKAL, from the coding sequence ATGGCGGATCTGTTCGACAGTCTCGATCCGCCGTTGCCGCGCCGCGAGGACATCGCGCCCGGTGCGGCATTGCTGCGCGGCTTTGCCTGCGACAACGAGCATGATGTGCTCGCCGCGATCGATGCGGTGGTGGCGCGCGCGCCGTTCCGCCACATGATGACGCCGGGCGGCCATACGATGAGCGTGGCAATGACGAGCTGTGGCAGCGCAGGCTGGGTCACCGACCGCCGCGGCTATCGCTATTCACCGAACGATCCGGACAGCGCGGCGCCGTGGCCGCAGATGCCCGCGGTGCTGCGCGATCTGGCGCAGCGCGCCGCCGCCGAGGCCGGCTTTGCCGGCTTCGATCCCGATGCCTGCCTGATCAACCGCTATGTCCCCGGCGCCAAGATGGCGCTGCATCAGGACAAGGACGAAGTCGATTTCTCGGCGCCGATCGTGTCGGTGTCGCTCGGTCTGCCGGCGACGTTTCAGTTCGGCGGCATGGCCCGCAGCGACAAGCCGCGGCGCTACGAGCTCCGCCATGGCGATGTGTTCGTCTGGGGCGGACCGTCGCGGCTGGTGTATCATGGCGTGCTGACGCTCAAGGACGGCGAGCATCCGCTGCTCGGCCGGCAGCGGATCAATCTGACCTTCCGCAAGGCGCTGTAG
- the paaK gene encoding phenylacetate--CoA ligase PaaK: MAATVHQIKPGTYNPELDDAERASRDEITALQTKRLAWSLKHAYDNVAHYRSAFDAKGVHPSDFRQLSDLSKFPFTVKTDLRDNYPFKMFAVPRENLVRVHASSGTTGKPIVVGYTANDIDTWATVMARSLRAAGARRGMIIHNSYGYGLFTGGLGAHYGGEKLGCTVVPVSGGMTERQVQLINDFGPDIITVTPSYMLAILDEFKRQGLDPRASSLKYGVFGAEPWTNAMRAEIEQAFDMDATDIYGLSEVIGPGVAQECVETKDGLHIWEDHFYPEVIDPETGEVLPDGQKGELVFTSLTKEAFPVVRYRTRDLTRLLPGTARPGMRRMEKITGRSDDMIILRGVNVFPTQIEEVLLGTDWCGGHFIIELTREGRMDEMTVLAEARAESWDGAGLVPHAERVAAYIKNTIGISTTIKVVPPDTLERSLGKARRVFDKRPKN; encoded by the coding sequence ATGGCCGCGACGGTGCACCAGATCAAGCCCGGTACCTACAATCCCGAACTCGACGACGCCGAGCGCGCCTCCCGGGACGAGATCACGGCGCTGCAGACCAAGCGGCTGGCGTGGTCGCTGAAGCATGCCTACGACAACGTCGCGCACTATAGGTCCGCGTTCGACGCCAAGGGCGTACATCCGTCGGACTTCCGCCAGCTCTCTGATCTGTCGAAGTTTCCGTTCACGGTGAAGACGGACCTCCGCGACAACTACCCGTTCAAGATGTTCGCGGTGCCGCGCGAAAACCTGGTGCGAGTCCACGCTTCGTCCGGCACCACCGGCAAGCCGATCGTGGTCGGCTACACCGCGAACGATATCGACACATGGGCCACCGTGATGGCGCGGTCGCTGCGCGCTGCCGGCGCGCGGCGCGGCATGATCATCCACAATTCCTACGGTTACGGCCTGTTCACCGGCGGGCTCGGCGCGCATTACGGCGGCGAGAAGCTCGGCTGCACCGTGGTGCCGGTCTCCGGCGGCATGACCGAGCGGCAGGTGCAGCTGATCAACGACTTCGGGCCCGATATCATCACCGTGACGCCGAGCTACATGCTGGCGATCCTCGACGAATTCAAACGCCAGGGCCTCGACCCGCGGGCGTCCTCGCTGAAATACGGCGTGTTCGGCGCCGAGCCGTGGACCAACGCGATGCGCGCCGAGATCGAGCAGGCTTTCGACATGGACGCCACCGATATCTACGGTCTGTCGGAAGTGATCGGACCCGGCGTCGCGCAGGAATGCGTCGAGACCAAAGACGGGCTGCACATCTGGGAGGATCACTTCTATCCCGAAGTGATCGATCCGGAGACCGGCGAGGTGCTGCCCGATGGCCAGAAGGGCGAACTGGTGTTCACCTCGCTGACCAAGGAAGCCTTCCCCGTCGTCCGCTATCGCACCCGCGACCTGACGCGCCTCTTGCCCGGCACCGCGCGCCCCGGCATGCGGCGGATGGAGAAGATCACCGGCCGCTCCGACGACATGATCATCCTGCGCGGCGTCAACGTGTTTCCCACCCAGATCGAGGAGGTGCTGCTCGGCACAGACTGGTGCGGCGGCCATTTCATCATCGAGCTGACCCGCGAGGGGCGGATGGACGAGATGACGGTACTGGCCGAGGCCCGCGCCGAGAGCTGGGACGGCGCCGGCCTCGTCCCGCACGCCGAACGCGTGGCCGCCTACATCAAGAACACCATCGGGATCTCGACGACGATTAAAGTCGTGCCGCCCGACACACTGGAACGTTCGCTCGGCAAGGCCCGGCGGGTGTTCGACAAACGGCCGAAGAATTAG
- the paaI gene encoding hydroxyphenylacetyl-CoA thioesterase PaaI, with protein MWANDHASKGLGMEIVEIGAGFATLAMTVTTEMVNGHGIAHGGFIFTLADSAFAYACNSYNDTTVAAQGTISFIRPGKLGARLVASAREVSRSGRSGIYDVRVTSGSVVIAEFRGHSRAIGGALVPQQQQDQR; from the coding sequence ATGTGGGCCAACGACCATGCCAGCAAGGGGCTCGGCATGGAGATCGTCGAGATCGGCGCCGGCTTCGCCACGCTGGCGATGACGGTGACCACCGAGATGGTCAACGGCCACGGCATCGCCCATGGCGGCTTCATCTTCACGCTGGCGGACAGCGCCTTCGCCTATGCCTGCAACTCCTACAACGACACGACCGTCGCGGCGCAGGGCACGATCAGCTTCATCCGCCCCGGCAAGCTCGGCGCCCGGCTGGTGGCGAGCGCGCGCGAAGTGTCGCGCTCCGGCCGCAGCGGCATCTACGACGTCCGCGTCACCTCTGGATCGGTGGTGATCGCCGAATTCCGCGGACATTCGCGCGCGATCGGCGGCGCGCTGGTGCCGCAACAGCAACAAGACCAACGTTGA
- the paaG gene encoding 2-(1,2-epoxy-1,2-dihydrophenyl)acetyl-CoA isomerase PaaG — protein MDEVLIDDRGAWRVITLNRPDRLNSFNAAMHRALAAALDEAADPACRAVLLTGAGRGFCAGQDLADVAVTDGAAPDLGVTIEEFYNPLVRRIRALDKPVVCAVNGTAAGAGANVALACDIVLAARSAKFIQSFAKIGLVPDSGGTWLLPRLIGDARARALAMLAEPIGAETAADWGLIWRAVDDDQLRGEAEKLTAHLAAQPTQGLALIKQALAAAATNTLDAQLDLERDLQQKAGRTPDYAEGVDAFIAKRAPNFTGRAS, from the coding sequence GTGGACGAGGTCCTGATCGACGATCGGGGGGCGTGGCGCGTGATCACGCTGAACCGGCCGGACCGGCTGAATTCGTTCAACGCCGCGATGCACCGTGCGCTGGCCGCCGCGCTCGACGAAGCGGCCGATCCGGCCTGCCGCGCGGTGCTGCTGACCGGCGCCGGGCGCGGCTTCTGCGCCGGCCAGGATCTCGCCGACGTCGCGGTGACGGACGGCGCTGCGCCCGATCTCGGCGTCACCATCGAGGAGTTCTACAATCCGCTGGTGCGGCGCATCCGTGCGCTGGACAAGCCGGTGGTGTGCGCGGTCAACGGCACCGCGGCAGGTGCCGGCGCCAACGTTGCGCTGGCTTGCGACATCGTGCTGGCGGCGCGCTCGGCCAAGTTCATCCAGTCGTTCGCGAAAATTGGCCTGGTGCCGGATTCCGGCGGCACCTGGCTGCTGCCACGGCTGATCGGCGATGCCCGTGCCCGGGCGCTGGCGATGCTGGCCGAGCCGATCGGCGCCGAGACCGCCGCGGACTGGGGCTTGATCTGGCGCGCGGTCGACGACGATCAGCTCCGCGGCGAAGCCGAAAAGCTGACCGCGCATCTCGCCGCGCAACCGACGCAGGGCCTGGCGCTGATCAAGCAGGCGCTCGCGGCGGCAGCCACCAACACGCTCGACGCCCAGCTCGATCTCGAACGCGACCTACAGCAAAAGGCCGGCCGCACGCCGGACTACGCCGAAGGCGTCGACGCCTTCATCGCCAAGCGCGCGCCGAACTTCACCGGGAGGGCGTCGTGA